CTTTGCGCTTCGGCGGACAGACCTTTCGGAATGTAGAAGAATCCGTAGATTTTCCCTTCCTGTACGGCAATACGTGCATCACTCACATTGCTGTAATGGGCGACGACACCTGTCTGCGAAAAAGCGTCCAGATTGCGCACGATGTTGCGGGAGGTAGATGAATCATCCATATCTACCACACCTGCCGGAAGATCTTTGGGAAGTCCCGAATCCATTAAAGTAGTGAAAAATACATAGCAGAACAATGGAGCTATCACCATGCAAAAGAGATATAGCGGACGTGATACTAACCTCCGGCACTCTCTTTGCATGACCTGCCACAATGCTATATATTTTTTTTCTCTCTCTTTCATGGTTACTTATCAATGATGACAGACATACCCGGACGAAGATTTTCTATTTTCTCCAGAGGGCTGGCTTTCACTTCGAATGTTTTCAGGTCGAACTGGCCGGTTGTTTTGGTTGCCTTCCAAGCAGCGTAAGTACCTAAATCTTTCAGATAATATACTTTCAGTTTGATGGCTTTATTGTCAAGTGCAGGTACAACAGCTTCAAATTCTGTTCCCATAGTCAGGTTCTTGAGCAAGTCTTCACGTACGTTGAACGTTACCCACATATCGTTGAGTTCGGCGATATTCATAATCGGTGCGCCTGTACCTACCAGTTCGCCTACTTTGGGAAATATCTCCGATACTTCTCCCGAAGCAGGAGCGATCAGATACGTCTCCTTAATATAAGATTCAACTTCGGCAACAGCTCCTTTTGCCCGGTTAACCAGTGCTTCCGCAGCCATTTTGTCCTCACGTTCGGCTCCGTTCTTAGCCATTGTATATTGTGCTTTCGCAGCTTTCTCAGTGGCAATGGCGGCGTCACGCTGTGCAGTAACTTCGTCCAGTTTTTGTGCGGGCATTACTCCTTGTTCATAAAGGTTCTTCACCCTCTTGTATGATTTTTCGGCAATGGTAACTCCTGCCTGTGCTTTTTGCCACATTTCATAAGCAGCCTGTATCTGTTCCTGACGGGCACCCTTGATTGCTTTTTCATTCTGCGCTTGTGCGGCAGCTTCCGCGGCACGCGCCTGTTCCATTTTGGCCACTACGTCCGGCGCTTCCAGGATAGCCAGTGTGTCACCGGCATTTATTTGTTGGCCTTCTTTCACGCGAAATTCCAATATACGTCCCGGAACTTTGCTTGAAACACGATATTCAGTAACTTCAGCCTGTCCTTGGATAATCTCAGGTCCTTTGCGAAGCATGAAAAAACCAACGACTGCAACGATTGCAATAACTCCCAGCAGGGTAAGGAATGCAAGCAGCATATTGCTGTTTTGTGATTTTGTAGTTGTCATATAATATGAGTTATTTAAGAGTTCCTAATGATTTCTTTAGATAGATTTCTGTTAATTTTACGTCTATTTGAGCGTCAATCTTTTCTGATTGGGCAGATAGCCAGGCTGTCTGGGCTTCAAGAACATTGCTGGTGGCAATGACTCCCTCTTTGAAGCCGAGTGTGGCGTAACGGAGATTTTCTTCCGCCTTTTCCATATTCTTGGTAGACATCACCAGCTTTTTACCTGCTTCATTTACTTTGAATGCAGCTTGATTGACTTGCAATTCTATTTTTTCTCTAGCGTCTTGAAGTTGGTATTGTGCGATACGTACTTCTGATTTGGCGGCTCTGGTTTTGTAAATACCTTCTCCCCAATGCCATATAGGTATCTGTACCATGACACCCACATTCCACATTCCTTTGAATTTGTTCTCGAAACTATTGAAGACAGAAGGATTGGTGACCATGTAATTCCCCATTAGTGCAATCGAAGGAAGATGTTCGGCACGGGTTACATTTACTTTTTGCTTGTAAATCTGTGTAGCCAGTTCGAGACTGCGTATCTCCGGACGATTTGCATAAGCGGTAGACATATCGAAATGAGTATCTGTTGTGAGTAACGGAATATCTTCCATATCTTCGTCCGCTAACGTAATGGGAGAGCTAAGATCAATGCCACATAGTTGACATAACAACATTCGGGCAAGGCTTAATCCGTCTTCCACTTTCGTTAGTGTCATTTCCGCTTCATTTACTTTTACCCGTACGGATAAACCGTCCGCTTTGGTTGCTACTCCTTCGGCAATCATCTTTTCCACATCGCTGTCCAGTTGCTGCAGAAGTTTCAGATATCCTTCCGCCAGTTTCTTTTTGTTTACCAGCGAAATAACCTGCCAGTAAGCCTGGTCAGTACTCATAATTACTTCCTGCATACCGCCTTGGTGCTGCTGCTGGGCTAACTCTTCGGCGTACTTTGTTATTTTGTTGTAGGCGCGGATCTTACCACCCATATAGAGAGGTTGGGTCAGTGTGATAGCACCGGCATATACATTTCTTGTATCTGTACGGAGGGCATCTACTAATGAATTTCCTACTTGATCGAGGGCAGGTAAAACGGCGCCGAGTTCTCCGCTTAATGAAGATATTAATGGAGCAAGTTCGGGATGTGCTGTTGCAATCTGTGTAGCAGCCT
The nucleotide sequence above comes from Bacteroides caccae. Encoded proteins:
- a CDS encoding HlyD family secretion protein, which produces MTTTKSQNSNMLLAFLTLLGVIAIVAVVGFFMLRKGPEIIQGQAEVTEYRVSSKVPGRILEFRVKEGQQINAGDTLAILEAPDVVAKMEQARAAEAAAQAQNEKAIKGARQEQIQAAYEMWQKAQAGVTIAEKSYKRVKNLYEQGVMPAQKLDEVTAQRDAAIATEKAAKAQYTMAKNGAEREDKMAAEALVNRAKGAVAEVESYIKETYLIAPASGEVSEIFPKVGELVGTGAPIMNIAELNDMWVTFNVREDLLKNLTMGTEFEAVVPALDNKAIKLKVYYLKDLGTYAAWKATKTTGQFDLKTFEVKASPLEKIENLRPGMSVIIDK
- a CDS encoding TolC family protein, with the protein product MKKLFLLTILLSMTFIVKGQTLLSLDSCRALALANNKDLLISNEKINAAHYERKAAFTNYLPNFSATGTYMRNQKEFSLLNKDQKAALSGLGTNLAGPIQQAATQIATAHPELAPLISSLSGELGAVLPALDQVGNSLVDALRTDTRNVYAGAITLTQPLYMGGKIRAYNKITKYAEELAQQQHQGGMQEVIMSTDQAYWQVISLVNKKKLAEGYLKLLQQLDSDVEKMIAEGVATKADGLSVRVKVNEAEMTLTKVEDGLSLARMLLCQLCGIDLSSPITLADEDMEDIPLLTTDTHFDMSTAYANRPEIRSLELATQIYKQKVNVTRAEHLPSIALMGNYMVTNPSVFNSFENKFKGMWNVGVMVQIPIWHWGEGIYKTRAAKSEVRIAQYQLQDAREKIELQVNQAAFKVNEAGKKLVMSTKNMEKAEENLRYATLGFKEGVIATSNVLEAQTAWLSAQSEKIDAQIDVKLTEIYLKKSLGTLK